The following DNA comes from Curtobacterium sp. 9128.
ACACCCATGTGGTCGCGCAGACGCAATCGCAACGACGTCGCCGTCGCCTCGAGTCGTGTCAGGGCGGCATCGAGGTCGGTCTCGCTGCCCGTCACCGGGGTGCCTCCTCTGCGCCGTGCGGCTGCGCGTCAGGGTACGCGGGCGCCGTCGGCACAGCGTATCCAGATCGCGCGGACCCGCGTGGATGCCGCCCCGCGGCGTGGCGGGTGCTCGGCTGATGGACCAGATGATCCGCATCGAGATCGCTGCCCGCGATCCCGAGACCGCGATCCGTGAGCTCGCGGCCGTCGACGTCGGCCGGCAGTGGAGTTCGCGGCGCACGGGGGACGAGTACTCGTTCCGGTACTCCGCGGTGGGCGACGACGAGGTCACGATCCGTCGCTCACGGATACGCGGTCTGCTGCGGGGTCTCGTGCCACCAGGTGACGACCACGTCGTGCGGTGGACCACCGACGGCTCCGTCGTCATCGACGCGACGGGGGCGCGCTTCGAGCTGCGGCACGACGAACCCGTGCTGTCACCGTCTGACCGGGAGTACGTCTTCGTCGGCACCGACCACGACCAGCGGTTGGTGCACCTCGGACGCGCGTTCGTCGAGATCGTCGCCGCCGAACGGTACGGCGCCGCTTCCGGTCCGCTCGTGTTCGACCGCGTCCGCGTCGTCGACGACGCGGCGCTCGGCCCCTGGCGCGAAGCACTCGGTGCCCTGTCGCGCGCACTGCGTGACGGTGTGGAGTCCGACGCCTGGGCCTCCGCGAAGCACTCGGCCGCCGAGGCGTTCCTCACGATGTTCCCGCCGCGGTTGGACGCGCTGCCCGCCGAGCTTTCGAGCCCACGGAACGCACGGCTCAAGTCCGTCGTCGAGTACCTCCACGCCCACGTCCGCGACTCGATCGCGGTGGCGGACCTGGCCGATGTCGCCGGGCTCAGCGTCCGGTCGGTGCAGGAGTCCTTCGCGCGGGTGCTCGGCGTCTCCCCGCTGACGTACCTCCGCGAGATCCGGCTCGACCGGGTCCGCGACGACCTGCTCGCACTCGATCCACAGTCGGTGACGGTGGGGGACGTCGCACGTCGGTGGGGGTTCGCGCACCTCGGGCGGTTCTCCGCCGCGTACGTCGACCGGTTCGGCGAGTACCCGAAGCAGACACTGCGCCGCTGATCGTCCCGAGCGGTCAGTCGGCTGCCGGCGGCGCGGTGCTCCGTCGTACCTGCAGGGTCGTCGCGAGCCGGACGTGCTCGGGGGTCGGCTCGCCGCGGAGCATCGAGAGCAGCATCTCCACCGCACTCGCGCCGAGTTCCGCGAGCGGCTGTGCGACCGTCGTCAGGGGTGGTGTGGTCATCGACGCCTGCGGGACGTCGTCGAAGCCGATCACGGAGACGTCCTCGGGGACGCGGAGTCCGAGGTCGGCGGCCGCGTGCAGCACACCGATGGCGGAGGAGTCGTTCGCCGCGAACACCGCGGTGGGGCGGTGCGGGCCGGAGAGGAGTTCCCGGGCGACGGCGGCCGCGTTGCCCTCCTGGTAGTCGCCTGCCCGGAGGAGCGCGTCGTCCACCGGGATCCCCGCGGCGGCGAGGGCGGCGCGGTACCCGGCCTCGCGCAACTGTGCGGACGCGAGGTCGGCGCGGCCGTGGATGTGCGCGATGCGCGTGTGCCCGAGCGCGAGGAGGTGCTCCACGGCGATGCGTGCGCCGCCCTCGTTGTCGGTGTCGACGGTGGCGTGTCCCTCCGGCCCGGTGTGCGGGTCGATCGCGACCACGGGGATCGACGAGCTCGGCAGCGCGGTCGACGGCGTCACGACGATCGCTCCGTCGATGAGGGTGCCGGAGAGCCGGGAGAGCGATCGCCGTTCCCATCCGGGTTGGCTCGCGCCCGTGAGGAGTCCGGCGTAGGCGAGCAGCTCGTAGCCGGTGCCGGTCGTCGCGGACGAGATCCCGCGGAGCAGCTCCGTGGAGAACGGCTCGAACTCGGGGACGAGGATGCCGATCACCCCGGTGCGTGAACTCCGGAGACTCCGCGCGACGAGGGACGTCTCGTACCCGAGGCGTTCCACGACCTCCTGCACGCGCAGCATGGTCGCGGGGGCGACGCCGTCGCGATGGTTCACGACCTTGGAGACGGTCGGGATCGACACCCCTGCTGCCCGTGCGACGTCCGCGATCGTCGCCCGCCCAGGGCTGCTGTCCACACCGGGAGCGGTCTCCATGTGCTCACCGTACCGCCGATGCCCCCGGCGAACGACCGCGGTCCACGCGTTAGAAAACGTTATCGATATCGATTGACAAAGCACCACAGCGCCTGGCACGCTCTCCGGAGCGGCAGCCGATGCCGCAGCGGCACCAGATGCCGCAGCGGCATCCGATGCCGCAGCGGCACCCGATGCCGCAGCGGCGATCGCTGCCGCAGCTGTCAACGACGACACTTCAGGAGCTCCACGATGACGAGGAAGATCCGAGCCACGGCGGCCATCGCGCTGATCGGGGCCACAGCACTGCTGGCGACCGGCTGCTCGAGCGGCGGCAACGCCGCGGACAGCGACGGCAAGGTCACGATGACCTTCTGGCACAACTCCACGACCGGGCCCGGCAAGGCGTTCTGGGAGAAGACCGTCAAGGACTTCGAACAGGACCACCCCGACGTGACGATCAAGATCCAGGCGATCCAGAACGAGGACCTGGACGGCAAGCTCCAGACCGCGCTCAACTCGGGATCCGCCCCCGACGTGTTCCTGCAGCGCGGCGGCGGCAAGATGAACGCGATGGCGCAGGCCGGCCAGCTCATGGACATCACCA
Coding sequences within:
- a CDS encoding AraC family transcriptional regulator; protein product: MDQMIRIEIAARDPETAIRELAAVDVGRQWSSRRTGDEYSFRYSAVGDDEVTIRRSRIRGLLRGLVPPGDDHVVRWTTDGSVVIDATGARFELRHDEPVLSPSDREYVFVGTDHDQRLVHLGRAFVEIVAAERYGAASGPLVFDRVRVVDDAALGPWREALGALSRALRDGVESDAWASAKHSAAEAFLTMFPPRLDALPAELSSPRNARLKSVVEYLHAHVRDSIAVADLADVAGLSVRSVQESFARVLGVSPLTYLREIRLDRVRDDLLALDPQSVTVGDVARRWGFAHLGRFSAAYVDRFGEYPKQTLRR
- a CDS encoding LacI family DNA-binding transcriptional regulator, producing METAPGVDSSPGRATIADVARAAGVSIPTVSKVVNHRDGVAPATMLRVQEVVERLGYETSLVARSLRSSRTGVIGILVPEFEPFSTELLRGISSATTGTGYELLAYAGLLTGASQPGWERRSLSRLSGTLIDGAIVVTPSTALPSSSIPVVAIDPHTGPEGHATVDTDNEGGARIAVEHLLALGHTRIAHIHGRADLASAQLREAGYRAALAAAGIPVDDALLRAGDYQEGNAAAVARELLSGPHRPTAVFAANDSSAIGVLHAAADLGLRVPEDVSVIGFDDVPQASMTTPPLTTVAQPLAELGASAVEMLLSMLRGEPTPEHVRLATTLQVRRSTAPPAAD